The genomic window TCGCCGCTCACATGACGCTGCATATGGCGGTTGTCGCGATCGCCGCCCCGCTGCTTTCGATCGGCGCCGCGGGACTGCGATACGATCCGGTCAAACTTTTCCCCAACGGCTTTGCTCCCGTCCCCGCCTCGGTCGGTGAACTCTTAATCGTGTGGGCATGGCATGCCCCGGGGCTGCACCACTTCGCCCGCCACACGACGATCGGTTTTGTGATCGAACAATCGATGTTCCTAGCCGCGGGCGTTTGGGTTTGGATATCAGCATTCGGCGGCGAACAACCACGTACGCAGGCCCGCAGCGGTGCCGGCGTAATCGGGCTGCTGCTGACGTCCATGCACATGACCCTGCTGGGCGCCTTGCTGACGATGTCTCCACGCTTGTTGTACAGCCATCATCATGTCGGCGCCGGACTGGATCCGATCACCGACCAA from Roseimaritima ulvae includes these protein-coding regions:
- a CDS encoding cytochrome c oxidase assembly protein, translated to MKLWLWNLGWVVLMVAWFGPLPQLAQTSFAAHMTLHMAVVAIAAPLLSIGAAGLRYDPVKLFPNGFAPVPASVGELLIVWAWHAPGLHHFARHTTIGFVIEQSMFLAAGVWVWISAFGGEQPRTQARSGAGVIGLLLTSMHMTLLGALLTMSPRLLYSHHHVGAGLDPITDQHLGGAVMLVVGGAAFLAGGLWLTRDLVHSTVLETQKQT